From Pseudoalteromonas sp. R3, one genomic window encodes:
- a CDS encoding SurA N-terminal domain-containing protein, with amino-acid sequence MLEKIREGSQGLAAKIILGVVILSFALAGIGGYLGQTTEQAVAEVNGVKITQMEFSRAFENERARLERQFGEYFTQISADPAYMAQVRSGVVDRLVQQELQNQLAIELGLRVSDDQVKQAIFELPYFQLGGEFSNDRYLQLIRQMNFQPDTFREYMREEMTRNQLVSAVAGSDFVLDNELKHTLALQQQTRDIDYMTLSKDTVKQDVVVTEEEISDYYQLNQEQFQAPEQIALQYLELKSDDITLEKPISDEEVRAYYEENQAQYLEEERRRVAHILIENAEDADAAKQKAESLYQQLQGGKDFAELASTESDDIASAEVGGDLDWIERDMMEPEFEEAAFALANVGDISPVVETEFGFHIIKLTDLQAQQSKAFEDVAADLRAELESTAKANAFYEKQSQIAEVAFEVADSLEDAAAVADIELKSTELVSRMALPAPLNDPTIANAIFTPELIEDRVNSEVLEAGNEHIVVVRVLEHKPATVKPLEDVTAQIKTRLENEKASELIKEKAKTLFAQLEGGKALSDIAAAESAEVKSEAALKRQSFAVAPEIVQQAFKLAHPESDKTLPALVELNSGDAALLVLKGVTTTAVTGEVEPQQKQNITMSVVNKNFLALLNALESDADVVRPTLQFSDEVQ; translated from the coding sequence ATGCTAGAAAAGATTAGAGAGGGCTCACAAGGCCTGGCAGCCAAAATTATTCTTGGTGTAGTGATCTTGTCTTTTGCGTTGGCAGGGATCGGTGGTTACCTAGGTCAAACCACAGAGCAGGCCGTAGCAGAAGTCAATGGGGTAAAGATCACACAAATGGAATTCTCACGCGCCTTTGAAAATGAACGTGCACGTCTGGAGCGTCAGTTTGGTGAGTATTTTACGCAAATCTCTGCTGATCCAGCATACATGGCTCAGGTCCGCAGTGGGGTCGTTGACCGTCTGGTACAACAAGAATTACAAAACCAGTTAGCGATAGAGCTGGGACTCAGAGTGAGCGATGATCAAGTAAAGCAGGCAATTTTTGAGCTGCCTTACTTCCAGCTTGGTGGTGAGTTCAGTAACGACAGATATCTACAGCTGATCCGTCAGATGAACTTCCAACCGGATACATTCCGCGAATACATGCGTGAAGAAATGACCCGCAATCAATTGGTTTCTGCCGTGGCTGGTTCCGATTTTGTGCTGGATAACGAGCTTAAGCACACTTTGGCATTGCAACAGCAGACCCGTGACATTGACTACATGACGCTGAGCAAAGATACAGTGAAGCAAGACGTGGTAGTTACTGAAGAAGAGATTTCAGACTACTATCAGCTGAATCAAGAGCAATTCCAGGCTCCTGAGCAGATTGCATTGCAGTATCTTGAACTGAAATCAGACGATATTACATTGGAAAAGCCGATCTCTGACGAAGAGGTACGTGCTTACTATGAAGAAAACCAGGCGCAGTACCTGGAAGAAGAGCGTCGTCGTGTGGCGCACATTCTGATTGAAAATGCAGAAGACGCAGATGCGGCGAAACAAAAAGCGGAATCTCTTTACCAGCAGTTGCAAGGTGGAAAAGACTTTGCTGAGCTTGCATCTACCGAGTCCGATGACATTGCGTCTGCGGAAGTGGGCGGTGATCTGGATTGGATCGAGCGCGACATGATGGAGCCTGAGTTTGAAGAGGCTGCATTTGCACTGGCAAACGTCGGTGATATTTCTCCGGTAGTTGAAACTGAATTTGGTTTCCATATCATTAAGCTGACGGACCTTCAGGCTCAGCAGTCTAAAGCATTCGAAGATGTTGCAGCAGACTTAAGAGCGGAGTTGGAAAGCACTGCGAAGGCAAATGCGTTTTATGAAAAACAATCTCAAATTGCTGAGGTAGCCTTTGAAGTGGCCGATTCTCTTGAAGATGCAGCAGCTGTGGCTGACATTGAACTTAAAAGCACTGAGCTGGTATCGCGCATGGCGTTGCCTGCACCGCTTAACGACCCGACAATTGCTAATGCCATTTTTACTCCGGAATTGATTGAAGACCGAGTAAATTCAGAAGTATTAGAAGCGGGTAATGAGCACATCGTTGTGGTGCGTGTACTAGAGCACAAGCCTGCAACAGTTAAACCACTGGAAGATGTGACTGCACAGATCAAAACGCGTCTTGAGAATGAAAAGGCTTCTGAGCTTATTAAAGAGAAAGCGAAAACTTTATTTGCACAACTTGAAGGCGGCAAAGCACTGAGCGATATCGCAGCAGCAGAGTCTGCTGAGGTTAAAAGTGAAGCTGCGCTGAAGAGACAAAGCTTTGCGGTTGCTCCTGAGATTGTCCAGCAGGCGTTTAAACTGGCTCACCCAGAGAGTGATAAGACACTACCTGCTTTAGTTGAGCTAAATAGCGGTGACGCAGCACTGTTAGTATTGAAAGGTGTAACTACCACGGCAGTAACAGGTGAGGTTGAGCCACAACAGAAACAGAACATCACTATGTCAGTCGTGAATAAGAACTTCCTGGCATTATTGAATGCGCTGGAGTCTGACGCTGATGTGGTGCGTCCGACGCTTCAGTTCAGCGACGAAGTTCAGTAA
- a CDS encoding ABC transporter ATP-binding protein — MQPVLKVQSLNKTFNTRAGLFRRKRVKVLKDVSFAVAPGETLAVIGETGSGKSTLARVLAGAEHADSGQILLNGEMIEDNGHQNHDCRHIRLIFQDPTRSLNPGLTIGDMLDDCLRLNTQLTKHQRDKKIVATLSRVGLLSEHYDYYPHMFSGGQLQRVALARALILDPKVVVLDEALSSLDPSVRAQTVNLLLQLQRDSGLSYILITHHLSLVRHMSDKLLVLSRGKSVEYGQSESIFRAPKSKVMQKLLAV, encoded by the coding sequence ATGCAACCCGTGTTAAAAGTGCAATCACTGAATAAGACTTTTAACACGCGCGCAGGTCTGTTCCGAAGAAAGCGCGTCAAAGTGCTTAAAGACGTTTCCTTCGCAGTTGCCCCCGGTGAAACACTGGCTGTGATTGGCGAAACAGGGTCTGGAAAAAGCACTCTGGCCCGCGTTCTGGCAGGTGCCGAACACGCAGACTCAGGGCAGATCTTGCTCAACGGTGAAATGATTGAAGACAATGGCCATCAAAATCATGATTGTCGTCATATTCGTCTTATCTTTCAGGACCCCACTCGCTCGCTTAACCCGGGTCTGACCATTGGCGATATGCTGGACGACTGTCTGAGATTAAACACGCAGCTCACCAAACACCAGCGTGACAAAAAAATAGTTGCCACACTATCTCGAGTCGGGTTGCTCTCTGAGCACTATGATTATTACCCACATATGTTCAGTGGCGGACAATTACAGCGGGTCGCACTCGCCCGGGCATTAATCCTGGACCCTAAAGTCGTGGTACTGGATGAAGCACTGTCATCGCTCGACCCTTCAGTACGTGCTCAGACTGTGAACCTGCTGCTACAATTACAACGTGATTCCGGGCTCAGCTACATTTTGATTACCCACCACCTGAGTCTGGTGCGCCATATGAGTGACAAACTACTCGTCCTGAGCCGAGGTAAAAGCGTTGAGTATGGCCAGAGCGAGTCTATTTTTCGCGCGCCCAAATCTAAAGTTATGCAGAAGCTTCTGGCAGTATAA